One region of Kazachstania africana CBS 2517 chromosome 3, complete genome genomic DNA includes:
- the RPL19A gene encoding 60S ribosomal protein eL19 (similar to Saccharomyces cerevisiae RPL19B (YBL027W) and RPL19A (YBR084C-A); ancestral locus Anc_3.312) — MANLRTQKRLAASVIGVGKRKVWLDPNETTELAQANSRSAIRRLVKNGTIVKKAVTVHSRSRTRAYALSKRAGRHTGYGKRKGTKEARLPSQVVWIRRLRVLRRLLAKYRDAGKIDKHLYHTLYKEAKGNAFKHKRALVEHIIQAKADAQREKALVEEAEARRMKNRAARERRAQRVAEKREALLKEDA, encoded by the coding sequence GGCTAACTTACGTACTCAAAAGAGACTTGCCGCTTCTGTCATCGGTGTTGGTAAGAGAAAGGTTTGGTTAGACCCAAACGAAACCACTGAACTTGCTCAAGCCAACTCTAGAAGTGCTATCAGAAGATTAGTAAAGAACGGTACCATTGTCAAGAAGGCTGTCACCGTCCACTCCAGATCTAGAACTAGAGCTTACGCTTTATCCAAGAGAGCTGGTCGTCACACTGGTTACGGTAAGAGAAAAGGTACTAAGGAAGCTCGTTTACCATCCCAAGTCGTCTGGATCAGAAGATTAAGAGTCTTAAGAAGATTATTAGCTAAGTACAGAGACGCTGGTAAGATCGACAAGCACTTATACCACACTTTATACAAGGAAGCTAAGGGTAACGCTTTCAAACACAAGAGAGCTTTAGTCGAACACATCATCCAAGCCAAGGCTGATGCTCAACGTGAAAAGGCCTTAGttgaagaagctgaagCTAGAAGAATGAAGAACAGAGCTGCTCGTGAAAGAAGAGCTCAAAGAGTCGCTGAAAAGAGAGAAGCTTTATTAAAGGAAGATGCTTAA